In the genome of Colletotrichum lupini chromosome 8, complete sequence, one region contains:
- a CDS encoding major facilitator superfamily transporter: MAFMTGTVMFCWIGVQNTTGLYVWTAFYGFAVGGVQSLFPSVLSSLTTDPQKQGTRMGMVFTVVSFASLTGSPIAGAIIDAMGGKYVGAQAFAGCCMMLGMAFVLSARICKTRKMGAGTFAFIKV, translated from the coding sequence ATGGCGTTCATGACCGGCACCGTGATGTTCTGTTGGATTGGCGTACAAAACACGACCGGGCTATATGTCTGGACTGCTTTTTATGGCTTTGCTGTTGGCGGAGTTCAGTCACTGTTTCCCTCCGTGCTCAGTAGCTTGACCACGGACCCTCAAAAGCAGGGTACGAGAATGGGCATGGTTTTCACGGTGGTCAGCTTCGCATCTCTCACCGGATCGCCGATTGCAGGAGCCATTATCGATGCGATGGGGGGCAAATACGTTGGCGCACAAGCATTTGCCGGTTGTTGCATGATGTTGGGAATGGCATTCGTTCTTTCTGCACGGATTTGCAAGACACGGAAGATGGGAGCAGGGACATTCGCTTTCATCAAGGTTTGA
- a CDS encoding ethyl tert-butyl ether degradation EthD, whose protein sequence is MTVTITVVFPNDPDAKYDIDYYTTKHMPLIQEQWGKYGVTSWSVTKFQPGADGTQPLYAFGSTVTWDNIEQIKTAFAGPEAGGIMGDVPNFSDKQPIFLTGEVLA, encoded by the coding sequence ATGACCGTCACTATTACCGTCGTCTTCCCCAACGATCCGGATGCCAAGTACGATATCGACTACTACACCACTAAGCATATGCCATTGATTCAAGAGCAATGGGGAAAGTACGGCGTCACGTCGTGGTCGGTCACGAAATTTCAACCGGGTGCTGATGGCACCCAGCCATTGTACGCCTTCGGATCAACTGTCACTTGGGACAACATCGAGCAGATCAAAACGGCTTTCGCCGGGCCCGAAGCTGGTGGGATCATGGGAGACGTACCCAACTTCTCCGATAAGCAACCTATCTTCCTCACAGGCGAGGTACTTGCATGA